The Dictyoglomus sp. NZ13-RE01 genome includes a window with the following:
- a CDS encoding NADP oxidoreductase translates to MAKLKVASIWCEGCSGCHMSFLDMDERLVELINKGLELNATPITDLKVPDEDTDIGIIEGAIATDHHEEEVKMMREKCKFIVAIGDCAVFGGIPTMRNYFTREELLERGYITTESTVQGKIPTSEEIGKHLPKTKAVNEVIKVDFYIPGCPPSADAIYYVLKEILEGRTPVLSGDLLKYE, encoded by the coding sequence ATGGCAAAGCTAAAAGTAGCTTCAATATGGTGTGAGGGCTGTTCAGGATGTCATATGTCCTTTTTAGATATGGATGAGAGATTAGTAGAGCTTATAAATAAAGGATTAGAATTAAATGCTACTCCTATTACTGATCTAAAGGTCCCCGATGAAGATACCGATATAGGAATTATTGAGGGAGCTATTGCAACAGATCATCATGAGGAAGAAGTTAAAATGATGAGAGAAAAATGTAAGTTTATTGTTGCTATTGGAGATTGTGCAGTATTTGGTGGAATCCCTACAATGAGAAATTATTTCACCAGAGAAGAACTGTTAGAAAGAGGATATATAACCACTGAAAGTACTGTGCAGGGTAAGATTCCAACATCCGAAGAAATTGGTAAACATTTACCAAAAACAAAGGCAGTGAATGAAGTAATTAAGGTAGATTTTTATATTCCAGGATGTCCACCATCTGCAGATGCTATTTACTATGTATTAAAGGAAATTTTAGAAGGAAGAACTCCAGTTCTTTCTGGAGATTTATTAAAGTATGAATAG
- a CDS encoding 4Fe-4S ferredoxin encodes MDKFKIKINGNEVEVSPGKTVLQVLNELGIHVPVLCHFEHLSPQGSCRLCVVEDRGVLKTACTTPVEPNMDIQTDTPNVVNSRKLVLQLLFSERNHYCMYCEVTGECELQDLGYEFGLDHFEFPTYERKFPVDNSHDYILMDHNRCVLCRRCVRACSEVAGHYVLGEMERGIDTMIIADMDVPLGKSSCVSCGLCAQVCPTGAILDKRSAYLGREVQSDIIYANCDQCSVGCGIEIYKKKGANFIVKIYGDWNSDVSQGVLCKNGRYLALYDEKERVSGIRLRDDFGFRRISREILKEILKNKLSDDVVAYVDGSLLNEELELVKEIFKDKVYSLYPNNSPIESNISIKDLDNMDAYLVIGVDLNKEFGTIGSFVKRNVIGNKKKLVLVDEKENSLNKIADHTYNRKDLDLAISSLKNENNVAVIFKDLKDEEAKILKANDNFKFLWLPKETNTVGLNKLNIPHEEKHAKNVFVFAKNLDGLNNMNLNNTFLVIFTPYNHEVLNKANLVVGISNGFEKEGTFYNLEGKKLVRQKVLRSNYDVVDLREILLDISGKVEKIM; translated from the coding sequence ATGGACAAGTTTAAAATTAAGATTAATGGAAATGAGGTTGAAGTATCCCCAGGTAAAACTGTCCTTCAGGTTTTAAATGAGTTAGGCATTCATGTGCCAGTACTTTGTCATTTTGAGCACCTTTCACCCCAAGGTTCTTGTAGACTATGTGTTGTTGAAGACCGAGGAGTACTTAAAACTGCATGTACTACACCTGTAGAACCTAATATGGATATACAAACAGACACACCAAACGTAGTAAATTCAAGAAAGTTAGTTTTGCAACTACTATTTAGTGAAAGAAACCACTACTGTATGTACTGTGAAGTTACAGGAGAGTGCGAGCTTCAGGACTTAGGGTATGAATTTGGTCTCGATCACTTCGAGTTTCCTACCTACGAAAGAAAGTTTCCTGTAGACAACTCTCATGATTATATCCTAATGGATCATAATCGCTGTGTCCTATGTAGAAGATGTGTAAGAGCATGTTCTGAGGTTGCTGGACATTATGTATTAGGAGAAATGGAAAGAGGAATTGATACAATGATTATTGCGGACATGGATGTACCTCTTGGTAAATCCTCCTGCGTCTCTTGTGGTTTATGCGCCCAAGTATGTCCTACAGGTGCTATTTTAGATAAAAGGTCCGCTTATTTAGGAAGAGAGGTTCAATCAGATATTATATATGCAAATTGTGACCAATGCTCTGTAGGTTGTGGAATTGAGATTTACAAAAAGAAAGGAGCAAACTTTATAGTAAAAATATATGGGGATTGGAACTCTGATGTATCACAGGGAGTACTTTGTAAAAATGGAAGATATTTAGCATTATATGATGAGAAGGAAAGAGTTTCCGGAATTAGACTAAGAGATGATTTTGGTTTTAGAAGAATATCAAGGGAAATTCTTAAGGAAATATTAAAGAACAAGTTGTCTGATGATGTAGTAGCCTATGTAGATGGCTCTCTATTAAACGAAGAGCTGGAATTAGTAAAAGAGATATTTAAAGACAAGGTTTATTCTCTTTATCCCAATAATTCTCCAATAGAATCTAATATTTCTATAAAAGACTTAGATAACATGGACGCCTACTTAGTTATTGGGGTAGATTTGAATAAAGAGTTTGGTACTATTGGCTCCTTTGTAAAGAGAAACGTTATAGGAAATAAAAAGAAATTAGTATTAGTTGATGAGAAAGAGAATAGTTTAAATAAGATTGCAGATCATACATATAACAGAAAGGATTTAGATCTGGCAATTAGTTCTTTGAAAAACGAGAATAATGTAGCAGTCATCTTTAAGGATTTAAAAGATGAAGAGGCTAAAATACTAAAAGCTAATGATAACTTTAAGTTTTTATGGCTACCAAAAGAGACAAATACAGTAGGTTTAAATAAACTCAATATTCCTCATGAAGAGAAACATGCTAAAAATGTATTTGTTTTTGCCAAAAACTTAGATGGATTAAACAATATGAATCTTAATAATACATTTCTTGTTATTTTTACACCATATAATCACGAGGTGTTAAACAAGGCAAACTTGGTTGTTGGAATTAGCAATGGTTTTGAAAAAGAAGGAACCTTCTACAACCTTGAAGGCAAGAAACTGGTAAGACAAAAAGTGTTAAGAAGCAATTATGATGTGGTGGACTTAAGAGAGATTTTATTAGATATCTCGGGAAAAGTTGAGAAAATCATGTAA
- a CDS encoding ATP-binding protein, which produces MNLIDPRISIIDERLKSVKEIWAISSGKGGVGKSTLSTFISLILSKKGFKVGLLDLDLYGPTCHLILGVDNAKPLEDYGIKPVKVENIDFMSIVFFTENKPLTMRGKEITDTILEIFTITKWDPLDYLIIDTPPGMGEVFLELIRYIKKAKFLLVSTPSRLSMETVEKLIKILNGLNLPILGLIENMKSKKEDDYVKTKCENLSVKYLGYVPYSQNMDDFINNSKFFFESDLSVRMEEIISQLI; this is translated from the coding sequence ATGAATCTTATTGATCCAAGAATATCAATAATTGACGAGAGACTTAAAAGTGTAAAAGAGATATGGGCTATATCAAGTGGAAAAGGTGGTGTAGGGAAAAGCACGCTTTCTACATTTATAAGTCTTATTTTAAGTAAAAAGGGGTTTAAAGTAGGCTTATTGGATTTAGATCTGTATGGACCTACTTGCCATTTAATATTAGGCGTAGATAATGCTAAACCATTAGAAGATTATGGCATAAAACCTGTAAAGGTGGAAAATATTGATTTTATGTCTATTGTCTTTTTTACAGAAAATAAGCCATTAACTATGAGAGGAAAGGAAATAACAGATACAATATTGGAGATCTTTACAATTACAAAGTGGGATCCATTGGATTATTTAATCATAGATACTCCACCAGGCATGGGAGAGGTTTTTTTAGAACTCATCAGATATATAAAAAAGGCAAAATTTCTTCTTGTTTCTACCCCATCAAGACTTTCTATGGAAACTGTAGAAAAACTTATTAAGATTCTAAATGGTTTAAATTTGCCCATATTAGGTCTCATAGAAAATATGAAATCTAAAAAAGAAGATGATTATGTTAAGACAAAATGCGAAAACCTATCTGTTAAGTATTTAGGGTATGTGCCTTATTCACAGAACATGGATGATTTTATTAATAACAGTAAGTTCTTTTTTGAATCTGATTTAAGTGTTAGAATGGAAGAAATTATATCTCAACTAATATAA
- a CDS encoding hydrogenase expression protein HupK has protein sequence MHEWALAETIIKTSINLTQEKNLSRVKEVYLKIGEIQQIDLEVFDFALKELSKGTILENAKFNFEMFPALLHCNSCGYQWSYKDSLDKLSGEEKEAIHFIPETIHVYIRCPKCGSPDFDIKEGRGVWIKDIK, from the coding sequence ATGCATGAGTGGGCATTAGCAGAAACAATTATTAAAACATCTATAAACTTAACTCAGGAGAAAAACCTGAGTAGGGTGAAAGAAGTTTATCTAAAAATTGGAGAAATACAACAAATAGACTTAGAAGTCTTTGACTTTGCCTTAAAGGAACTGTCTAAAGGTACCATATTAGAAAATGCTAAATTTAATTTTGAAATGTTCCCTGCCCTTCTTCATTGTAACTCTTGTGGATATCAATGGAGTTACAAAGATAGCTTAGATAAATTAAGTGGTGAAGAAAAAGAAGCAATACACTTTATACCTGAAACCATCCATGTTTATATTCGTTGTCCAAAATGTGGAAGTCCAGACTTTGATATTAAAGAGGGACGTGGCGTTTGGATAAAGGATATAAAATGA
- a CDS encoding ABC transporter substrate-binding protein, giving the protein MKSYSKPLLILLLSFIVFFTISLGQQTKAVKLSIIDVAGNLQLTQTAIENFKKAHPEIVSDIEYMKATAPELPAKIKAQQMAGNVVTTMVLTGYDAMAAGLEMDIWENIYPTYASYFPNLESRYLPGAREAFKLFKGYGIVVSYCPGGPMFTYNPEKVKKVPTTAEELLEWAKANPGKFMYARPANSGPGRCLLQGLPYILGDKNPKDPKTWEKTWNYLKELDKYIDYYPTGTAITFRELAEGTRWIIASHLGWDMNQRILGVIPANFKGFFLKNTTWLTDAHFMCMPKGLDEARKRATLALMAWLLRRESQALIYDNGYFYPGPAISNVPLSLAPKEIQDKIKSAMRPEYEKAIKEFPTTTQLGAKELVEAFEMWDKLVGSKVK; this is encoded by the coding sequence ATGAAAAGCTACTCAAAGCCTCTTCTAATTCTTCTCCTTTCTTTCATTGTATTTTTTACCATCTCCTTAGGGCAACAGACAAAAGCTGTCAAGCTAAGCATTATAGATGTAGCAGGCAATTTACAATTGACTCAAACAGCTATTGAAAATTTCAAAAAGGCTCATCCTGAGATAGTTTCTGACATAGAATATATGAAGGCAACAGCTCCTGAACTACCCGCAAAAATTAAAGCACAACAAATGGCAGGAAATGTCGTAACAACGATGGTTTTAACAGGATATGATGCAATGGCAGCTGGTCTGGAAATGGATATTTGGGAAAATATTTATCCAACTTATGCTTCCTATTTCCCAAATTTAGAATCCCGTTATCTACCTGGAGCAAGAGAAGCCTTTAAACTCTTTAAAGGTTATGGAATTGTTGTATCCTATTGCCCTGGTGGTCCCATGTTTACTTATAATCCAGAAAAAGTTAAGAAAGTCCCAACTACAGCGGAAGAACTATTGGAGTGGGCAAAAGCAAATCCAGGTAAATTTATGTATGCAAGACCAGCTAATTCTGGACCAGGAAGATGCTTACTTCAGGGGCTACCATACATTCTTGGTGACAAAAATCCTAAGGATCCAAAAACATGGGAGAAGACATGGAATTATTTGAAAGAGTTGGATAAATATATTGATTACTATCCTACAGGTACAGCTATTACCTTCAGGGAACTCGCAGAAGGAACAAGGTGGATTATAGCAAGTCATTTAGGTTGGGACATGAACCAGAGGATATTAGGTGTGATACCTGCTAATTTCAAAGGATTCTTTTTAAAGAATACTACATGGCTTACTGATGCCCATTTTATGTGTATGCCTAAAGGACTTGATGAGGCAAGGAAGAGAGCAACTTTAGCTCTTATGGCTTGGTTACTAAGACGTGAATCTCAAGCTCTGATCTATGATAATGGCTACTTTTATCCTGGACCTGCTATTAGTAATGTTCCTTTATCTTTGGCTCCTAAGGAAATACAAGATAAGATTAAATCTGCAATGAGACCCGAATATGAAAAGGCGATAAAAGAATTTCCAACAACAACCCAGCTTGGTGCAAAAGAATTAGTTGAAGCTTTTGAAATGTGGGATAAATTAGTAGGATCAAAAGTAAAGTAA
- a CDS encoding spermidine/putrescine ABC transporter ATP-binding protein, producing MKDFKEIRIENLNKSFGNHKVLQDFNLTIKKGEFVTLLGPSGCGKSTTLHCLAGLVPIDSGRIYIDDVCIDDGKNSIPPEKRGFGLVFQNYALFPHLNVFNNIAFGLQIKRMPKDVIKERVSSALKMVHLEGYENKYPRQLSGGEQQRVAIARCIVMEPLLMMLDEPLSNLDAKLRIEMRYELKALHEKLHITSIYVTHDQQEALALSDRIVVMRGGKIQQIGTPEEVYHQPSNLFVADFMGFRNMWDATVIRVNSNDEVVIKVLDFELLVRSSLNRKVNLSEIINRKVITAIRPEDIQIVEKDFNSIRCTTEVVEYLGQVKHVGASINGIRVDIRTQEYVKDKETIPIWIPPEKILLFSEEGERVL from the coding sequence GTGAAGGATTTTAAAGAAATAAGGATAGAAAATTTAAATAAGAGTTTTGGAAATCATAAGGTTCTTCAGGATTTTAATCTTACTATAAAAAAGGGAGAATTTGTTACTCTGCTTGGACCCTCAGGTTGTGGTAAGTCAACGACTCTTCATTGTTTAGCTGGTTTAGTTCCTATCGATAGTGGAAGAATATATATAGATGATGTATGTATTGATGATGGAAAGAATAGTATACCACCGGAAAAGAGGGGATTTGGATTAGTTTTTCAAAATTATGCTCTATTTCCTCATCTAAATGTTTTTAATAATATTGCTTTTGGTCTTCAAATAAAAAGAATGCCTAAGGATGTAATTAAGGAAAGAGTTAGTAGCGCATTGAAGATGGTTCATCTGGAGGGATACGAAAATAAATATCCAAGACAACTCTCAGGTGGTGAACAGCAAAGAGTAGCTATTGCAAGATGTATTGTAATGGAACCATTATTAATGATGTTAGATGAGCCATTATCTAATCTTGATGCAAAATTAAGAATAGAAATGCGATATGAGTTAAAGGCATTACATGAAAAACTCCACATTACATCTATTTATGTAACCCATGACCAGCAGGAAGCCTTAGCCCTTTCTGATAGAATAGTTGTTATGAGAGGTGGAAAGATACAACAAATAGGAACTCCCGAAGAGGTTTATCACCAGCCATCAAATCTTTTTGTGGCGGATTTTATGGGATTTAGAAATATGTGGGATGCAACAGTGATTAGAGTAAATTCTAATGATGAAGTGGTAATTAAAGTATTAGATTTTGAACTTCTTGTAAGATCATCTTTAAATAGAAAAGTTAATCTTTCTGAAATTATAAATAGAAAAGTAATTACCGCTATTCGTCCTGAAGACATTCAAATTGTGGAAAAAGATTTTAATTCTATAAGATGCACTACTGAAGTTGTTGAATATTTAGGGCAAGTAAAACATGTAGGAGCATCAATTAATGGTATTCGAGTAGATATACGTACTCAAGAATATGTAAAGGATAAGGAAACTATTCCTATATGGATTCCTCCTGAGAAAATTCTTCTCTTTTCTGAAGAAGGAGAGAGAGTATTATGA
- a CDS encoding ABC transporter permease → MRERKLVIFLTFLPSLIFLSFLFIYPFFYGLYLSFTGKANEFTLENYIRFFSDPWEVATIFTTFKIALPATIINILLAIPFAYYMRHGVKGEKVITFFLILPVTLGTVLVAEGMLTYFGPVGWFNQFLKTIGVIKEPLKLTHNYTGVLLGLIVHGFPYAFLMLLGYISGIDPNLEKAAQMLGANKWQIFRRVIFPLWIPGITIAFSLNFVMAFSVFPTAVLLGQPSGPTRVMSISIFHWAFEKFDFNTASAIAIIMGLIELIVILIVMFWRQKMFKGGTFVGKA, encoded by the coding sequence ATGAGAGAAAGAAAACTTGTTATTTTTTTAACCTTCCTTCCATCACTAATATTCTTATCTTTTTTATTTATATATCCCTTTTTTTATGGACTTTATCTAAGTTTCACAGGGAAAGCTAATGAGTTCACATTAGAAAATTATATTAGATTTTTTTCAGATCCTTGGGAAGTCGCAACTATTTTCACTACTTTTAAAATTGCATTACCAGCAACCATTATTAACATATTACTGGCAATACCTTTTGCCTATTATATGAGACATGGTGTAAAAGGGGAAAAAGTAATAACCTTCTTCCTTATTCTTCCTGTAACCTTAGGAACAGTGCTTGTGGCAGAAGGAATGTTAACATATTTTGGTCCTGTAGGTTGGTTCAATCAATTTCTAAAAACTATTGGAGTTATAAAAGAGCCTTTAAAACTAACTCATAATTATACTGGGGTACTATTAGGATTAATTGTTCATGGTTTTCCTTATGCGTTCTTAATGCTTCTGGGATATATTTCAGGCATAGATCCAAATCTCGAAAAGGCAGCTCAAATGTTAGGAGCAAATAAGTGGCAGATATTTAGGAGAGTTATTTTCCCTTTATGGATACCTGGTATTACTATTGCTTTCTCTTTGAATTTTGTAATGGCATTCTCTGTATTTCCAACTGCAGTTCTATTAGGTCAGCCATCAGGACCAACAAGAGTGATGTCAATTTCTATCTTCCATTGGGCTTTTGAGAAATTTGATTTTAATACCGCATCTGCCATTGCAATTATCATGGGATTAATAGAGCTAATTGTTATATTAATAGTGATGTTCTGGAGACAGAAAATGTTTAAAGGTGGTACTTTTGTTGGTAAAGCTTAG
- a CDS encoding ABC transporter permease, whose amino-acid sequence MGRKINFSVIIFYTGLGLFLINILGILTTVILNSLSKEWYSGAFPKAFTLEWYKYMAKDHDLPQLLFVTFIVSFSVTIISLIIGFPTAYGLARYNFKFKNLLLSLLLLPMLIPPMTYGIPLAAMLYKIRLATKISGVILANLIPIVPFVILVLTPFIEQVDPNIESAAKILGAGKLQTFFRILIPLTLPGIFTASILAIVRTIAMFELTFLVSGPKSQTIVVALYYDAYAAGVRPPQAIDALAVVYFLITMTFLVIALKFVSPTQMVFRVK is encoded by the coding sequence ATGGGTAGAAAAATTAATTTTTCAGTAATAATATTTTATACAGGATTAGGACTATTTCTTATTAACATTTTAGGTATATTGACCACAGTGATTTTAAACTCTCTGAGTAAAGAATGGTATAGTGGCGCTTTTCCAAAAGCTTTTACTCTTGAGTGGTATAAATACATGGCAAAAGACCATGATCTTCCTCAACTTCTTTTTGTTACTTTTATTGTTTCTTTTTCTGTAACAATTATTTCATTAATAATAGGATTTCCTACCGCCTATGGATTAGCAAGATACAATTTTAAATTCAAAAATTTACTTCTTTCTCTTCTACTATTGCCCATGCTTATACCTCCTATGACCTATGGTATTCCTTTGGCTGCTATGCTTTATAAAATTAGATTAGCTACGAAGATAAGTGGAGTAATCTTAGCTAATTTAATTCCTATTGTACCTTTTGTGATCCTTGTATTAACTCCCTTTATTGAGCAGGTGGATCCAAATATTGAATCTGCAGCTAAGATTTTAGGGGCTGGAAAACTTCAGACATTCTTTAGAATCTTAATACCATTAACTTTGCCTGGTATCTTTACTGCTTCCATTCTTGCTATAGTAAGGACTATTGCAATGTTTGAATTAACTTTTTTGGTAAGTGGACCAAAATCTCAGACTATAGTAGTAGCTCTATACTATGATGCTTATGCAGCAGGAGTTAGACCGCCACAAGCCATTGATGCTCTTGCAGTAGTCTATTTTCTTATAACTATGACCTTTTTAGTTATTGCATTAAAGTTTGTAAGTCCAACCCAAATGGTTTTTAGGGTAAAATAA
- a CDS encoding oxidoreductase yields MKTVVVIGAGSRGYEAYGNYILKNPHKIKAIGVVEPDPIKRERFARAHNLDKNYVFSSIEEFFAKDRMADAVIISTPDMFHVEPAIKAIEKGYHILLEKPIAPDLDGVCKIYDAYKKGNSLIIVAHVLRYTSFFRKIKELLDKNYIGETIGINLVENVGFFHYAHSFVRGNWRNTDFSAPFILAKSCHDLDILYWLSSSKAKYITSFGELTHFKKEKAPKEAKERCIWGCMVENCPYDARRIYLRDYTGWPVSVITMDLSLEGRIKALEETNYGKCVYYSDNNVMDHQIANIVFENGKMATLTVTAFTNDITRKINIYGTHGEIYGNLINGEIRINIFGRYEEVVKVDVRDDHAGGDEGIMDSFVKMLETYELPTTTLEDSIESHAMAFSAEKSRINNGIPIAVEEFRKKILEG; encoded by the coding sequence ATGAAAACTGTGGTGGTTATAGGGGCTGGAAGCAGGGGGTATGAAGCTTACGGAAACTATATATTAAAAAACCCTCATAAAATAAAGGCTATAGGTGTAGTAGAACCTGATCCAATAAAAAGGGAAAGATTTGCAAGAGCCCATAATTTAGATAAAAATTACGTATTCTCTTCCATAGAGGAGTTTTTTGCAAAAGATAGAATGGCGGACGCTGTTATAATATCAACACCTGATATGTTCCATGTAGAACCAGCAATTAAAGCAATAGAAAAGGGTTATCATATACTACTTGAGAAGCCAATTGCTCCAGATTTAGATGGAGTTTGCAAAATATACGATGCTTACAAAAAAGGAAACTCTCTAATTATAGTTGCCCATGTCTTAAGATATACTTCTTTCTTCAGAAAGATTAAGGAACTATTGGATAAAAATTATATAGGTGAAACTATCGGAATAAATCTTGTAGAAAATGTTGGTTTCTTCCACTATGCCCATAGTTTCGTAAGAGGAAATTGGAGAAACACAGATTTTTCTGCTCCATTTATTTTGGCAAAGAGCTGTCATGATTTAGATATATTATATTGGCTCTCCTCTTCAAAAGCAAAATATATAACCTCCTTCGGAGAATTAACTCACTTCAAGAAAGAAAAGGCACCAAAAGAAGCAAAGGAAAGATGTATCTGGGGTTGTATGGTAGAAAATTGTCCCTATGATGCAAGAAGAATATATCTTAGAGATTATACAGGCTGGCCTGTATCAGTTATAACTATGGATTTATCTTTAGAGGGTAGAATAAAGGCTCTGGAAGAGACAAATTATGGAAAATGTGTATACTATTCTGATAACAATGTTATGGACCATCAGATCGCAAATATTGTCTTTGAAAATGGGAAAATGGCAACCTTAACCGTAACTGCCTTTACAAATGACATTACAAGAAAAATAAACATATATGGTACTCATGGAGAAATATATGGAAATCTCATAAATGGAGAGATAAGAATAAATATCTTTGGAAGATACGAAGAGGTAGTAAAAGTAGATGTAAGAGACGATCATGCAGGAGGAGATGAGGGAATAATGGATAGCTTTGTTAAGATGCTTGAAACTTATGAACTACCTACTACAACCTTAGAGGATTCCATAGAAAGTCATGCTATGGCTTTTTCTGCAGAAAAATCAAGGATCAATAATGGAATTCCCATAGCTGTAGAAGAATTTAGAAAGAAGATATTGGAGGGATAG
- a CDS encoding alpha-glucosidase/alpha-galactosidase, producing the protein MKITFVGAGSVVFTKNLLQDLSLYPEFNQVEISLMDIDEIRLKIAQKVAEEIKEKRNKNWKINAYLELGPAIKNSDYVINTVQIGGIPATYVDFDIPEKYGIPQTIGDTHGVGGVMRFLRTAPFLKNLVREIENSAPSSLLINFTNPMSMNQWYINSITDIKNIGLCHSIPNTIEQIASYINVPVQEINYKVAGINHMAWVLILERNKENLYPILFKAMEKEEIWKKDPVRFEILRNFGYFVTESSEHNAEYVPYFIKDESLVKKLNIPIREYIRRVELNEKVFETYVNYYIHGREEFRDLGDKMLRDYFGGEEEEKVEQEEKSKEYAIQIIHAIETNTPTLIYGIVKNNNLITNYPSDCMVEVPCLVDKNGISPTFVGEIPSQLASLNLPHINVQRLAVESALSGKRDYVYYAVSIDPLVSSLLSLDKIRSMVDELLSAHKEYLGDLLK; encoded by the coding sequence GTGAAAATTACTTTTGTTGGGGCTGGAAGTGTAGTCTTCACAAAAAATCTTTTACAAGATTTAAGCTTGTATCCAGAATTTAATCAAGTTGAAATCTCTCTTATGGATATAGATGAGATAAGACTAAAAATAGCTCAGAAGGTAGCAGAAGAGATTAAAGAAAAAAGGAATAAAAATTGGAAGATAAATGCATATTTAGAACTTGGACCTGCTATTAAAAATTCTGACTATGTGATTAATACAGTACAGATTGGAGGAATACCTGCAACTTATGTAGATTTTGATATACCTGAAAAGTATGGTATACCCCAAACCATTGGAGATACCCATGGAGTTGGCGGGGTTATGAGATTTCTAAGAACTGCGCCTTTTCTGAAAAATCTTGTTAGAGAAATAGAAAATTCTGCTCCATCCTCTTTACTTATTAATTTTACAAATCCTATGTCCATGAACCAGTGGTATATAAATTCAATTACTGATATAAAAAATATTGGGCTATGTCATTCAATTCCTAATACGATAGAGCAGATTGCAAGTTATATAAATGTGCCTGTTCAAGAGATTAATTATAAGGTGGCTGGAATAAACCACATGGCATGGGTCCTTATCCTTGAAAGAAACAAAGAAAATCTTTACCCAATTCTCTTTAAAGCTATGGAAAAAGAAGAAATATGGAAAAAGGACCCTGTGAGATTTGAAATATTAAGGAATTTTGGTTACTTTGTCACCGAATCTTCCGAACATAATGCAGAATATGTGCCCTATTTCATAAAAGATGAAAGCTTGGTGAAAAAATTAAATATACCTATTAGGGAGTATATTAGGAGAGTTGAGTTAAATGAAAAAGTATTTGAGACCTATGTTAATTATTATATTCATGGGAGAGAAGAATTTAGAGATTTAGGAGATAAAATGCTAAGAGATTATTTTGGAGGAGAAGAGGAAGAAAAAGTAGAGCAGGAAGAAAAATCAAAAGAATATGCAATTCAAATTATACATGCTATAGAAACAAATACTCCCACTTTAATATATGGGATAGTTAAAAATAACAATTTAATCACAAATTATCCTTCAGATTGTATGGTAGAAGTTCCATGTTTGGTAGATAAAAATGGAATTTCTCCTACCTTTGTTGGAGAGATTCCAAGTCAACTTGCAAGTTTAAATCTTCCCCATATAAATGTGCAAAGATTAGCAGTAGAATCTGCCCTTTCTGGTAAAAGGGATTATGTTTATTATGCAGTTTCTATAGACCCACTTGTTTCATCCCTATTATCCTTAGATAAAATACGAAGTATGGTTGATGAGTTATTATCAGCCCATAAAGAATACTTAGGAGATCTATTAAAGTAA